A window of Brachybacterium fresconis contains these coding sequences:
- a CDS encoding Gfo/Idh/MocA family protein: MSFTLGIVGIGQFGSHFAELFAAHPEIEALYAVDAVPERIDAVENREGSRVRFARRFDTYEDLLASDVDAVAIFTQRWTHGEHALAALRAGKHVYSAVPMAIEEDEIRAITEEVRRTGLVYMMGETSQYNAAVVLARRIHRSGAFGEVFYAEGDYVHDMDLGFYDAYKYSGGEQWKSTASYPPLLYPTHSIGGILGVLGERHAVSVSALGRPDTRGDGVFDKDVSMFDNDVSNAFALFEMDNGGAFRTNELRRVGYPSHKRESRFRFFGEASSFEETVDVTYWHDKRRVLEVTDLIATGSTMSLDDPRLADVSPDLRDAFVAGAAPAHHQARLPKEFQGLPNGHEGAHHFLVDDFARAVVDGVQPVVNAWQAARYTLPGVIAHQSMNQRGERLAVPDLGDCPLDVQDLDAEQEALDLDALYDQQEARRGAVAE; the protein is encoded by the coding sequence ATGTCGTTCACGCTGGGCATCGTCGGGATCGGGCAGTTCGGTTCGCATTTCGCGGAGCTGTTCGCCGCCCACCCCGAGATCGAGGCGCTCTACGCGGTCGACGCCGTCCCGGAGCGGATCGACGCGGTCGAGAACCGCGAGGGGAGCCGAGTGCGCTTCGCGCGGCGCTTCGACACCTACGAGGATCTGCTCGCCTCCGATGTCGACGCGGTCGCGATCTTCACCCAGCGCTGGACGCATGGCGAGCACGCCCTGGCGGCCCTGCGCGCCGGCAAGCACGTCTACTCCGCGGTGCCGATGGCGATCGAGGAGGACGAGATCCGCGCGATCACCGAGGAGGTCCGGCGCACGGGCCTGGTCTACATGATGGGCGAGACCAGCCAGTACAACGCCGCCGTGGTGCTGGCCCGCCGCATCCACCGCTCCGGCGCGTTCGGTGAGGTGTTCTACGCCGAGGGCGACTACGTCCACGACATGGATCTGGGCTTCTACGACGCCTACAAGTACTCCGGCGGCGAGCAGTGGAAGTCCACCGCCTCCTATCCGCCGCTGCTGTACCCCACCCACTCCATCGGCGGCATCCTCGGGGTGCTCGGGGAGCGGCACGCGGTCTCCGTCTCGGCGCTGGGCCGGCCGGACACCCGCGGCGACGGGGTCTTCGACAAGGACGTCTCGATGTTCGACAACGACGTCTCCAACGCCTTCGCGCTGTTCGAGATGGACAACGGCGGTGCCTTCCGCACCAACGAGCTGCGCCGTGTGGGCTACCCCAGCCACAAGCGCGAGTCCCGCTTCCGCTTCTTCGGCGAGGCCTCATCCTTCGAGGAGACCGTCGACGTCACCTACTGGCACGACAAGCGGCGCGTGCTCGAGGTGACCGACCTGATCGCCACCGGCTCGACCATGAGCCTGGATGATCCTCGCCTGGCGGACGTCTCTCCGGACCTGCGTGACGCCTTCGTCGCCGGCGCCGCACCCGCCCACCATCAGGCCCGGCTGCCGAAGGAGTTCCAGGGCCTTCCCAACGGGCACGAGGGCGCCCACCACTTCCTGGTCGACGACTTCGCCCGCGCCGTGGTCGACGGGGTCCAGCCCGTGGTCAACGCCTGGCAGGCCGCCCGCTACACACTGCCCGGGGTGATCGCGCACCAGTCGATGAATCAGCGTGGCGAGCGCCTGGCCGTCCCGGACCTCGGTGACTGCCCGCTGGACGTCCAGGATCTCGATGCCGAGCAGGAGGCGCTGGATCTGGATGCGCTGTACGACCAGCAGGAGGCACGCCGGGGCGCCGTCGCCGAGTGA
- a CDS encoding MFS transporter, which translates to MQARSNAPTTGAGATPSRLGGPRAYLVWIAAVLAYSVAVLQRTTMGVAGLEATERFQASATIVSTFVVLQLLVYALAQVPAGLLLDRYGSRVTITAGALLMAAGQLLIAGSDTVALAVVARIIVGAGDALTFSSAIRLVPAWFSGSRVPIVTQLTAILGQVGQIASAVPFVAVLTLSGWSTAFGAAAGVSGAAALLAVLVIRATPPGTPRPRTKQDLRRIPLLVGRIIRHPATQLGFFTHLSSGFPGIVFSMMWGYPYLTAGEGLSRPAASAVMTVLVAVGIISGPVIGALTQRHPLRRSTLVLLVIVAILVPLVAVLLWPGPAPIWLLLVLVAGLSIGGPGSNIGFDFPRTDLARHRLGTATGVVLMGGFLAALVSILLIGMLLDLQRPDGNYDLASFRVAFAVQIPILLLGIAGMLISRRRLRRRMAAGGRVVPPWREVFRGGRWRRI; encoded by the coding sequence ATGCAGGCGCGCAGCAATGCCCCGACGACAGGGGCGGGAGCCACTCCCTCCCGGCTCGGCGGCCCTCGCGCCTATCTCGTCTGGATCGCCGCCGTCCTCGCCTACTCGGTGGCCGTCCTGCAGCGCACCACGATGGGGGTGGCCGGCCTCGAGGCCACCGAGCGCTTCCAGGCCTCCGCCACCATCGTCTCCACGTTCGTGGTGCTGCAGCTGCTGGTCTACGCCCTGGCCCAGGTCCCGGCCGGGCTGCTGCTGGACCGCTACGGCTCCCGCGTGACGATCACCGCCGGGGCCCTGCTGATGGCCGCCGGCCAGCTGCTGATCGCCGGCAGCGACACCGTCGCGCTCGCCGTCGTCGCCCGCATCATCGTCGGCGCCGGGGACGCCCTGACCTTCTCCAGCGCCATCCGTCTGGTGCCCGCCTGGTTCTCCGGCTCCCGGGTTCCGATCGTCACCCAGCTCACCGCGATCCTCGGTCAGGTCGGCCAGATCGCCTCCGCGGTGCCGTTCGTGGCCGTGCTGACGCTGTCCGGCTGGTCCACGGCCTTCGGCGCGGCGGCCGGGGTCAGCGGTGCCGCGGCCCTGCTCGCCGTGCTGGTGATCCGGGCGACCCCGCCCGGGACCCCGCGCCCCCGCACGAAGCAGGACCTGCGGCGGATCCCGCTGCTCGTCGGGCGCATCATCCGCCACCCCGCCACCCAGCTGGGCTTCTTCACGCACCTCAGCTCCGGCTTTCCCGGCATCGTGTTCTCGATGATGTGGGGGTACCCGTATCTCACCGCGGGGGAGGGGCTCAGCCGGCCCGCCGCCTCGGCGGTGATGACGGTGCTGGTGGCCGTCGGCATCATCAGCGGCCCGGTCATCGGGGCGCTGACCCAGCGCCACCCTTTGCGCCGCTCCACCCTGGTGCTGCTGGTGATCGTCGCCATCCTGGTGCCGCTGGTGGCCGTGCTGCTGTGGCCCGGCCCGGCTCCGATCTGGCTGCTGCTGGTCCTGGTCGCCGGGCTGTCGATCGGCGGGCCCGGCTCCAACATCGGCTTCGACTTCCCCCGCACGGACCTCGCCCGCCATCGCCTGGGCACCGCCACCGGCGTCGTGCTGATGGGTGGGTTCCTCGCCGCCCTGGTCTCGATCCTGCTGATCGGCATGCTCCTGGACCTGCAGCGGCCCGACGGGAACTACGACCTGGCCTCGTTCCGTGTGGCCTTCGCCGTGCAGATCCCGATCCTGCTGCTGGGCATCGCGGGCATGCTGATCAGCCGACGGCGGCTGCGCCGCCGCATGGCCGCCGGCGGACGCGTCGTCCCGCCCTGGCGCGAGGTGTTCCGCGGCGGGCGCTGGCGCCGGATCTGA
- a CDS encoding histidinol-phosphate transaminase: MPAQTTHDQLPGPAEKVRIRPALEALPAYVPGKPAADDGTRRFKASSNESPFPPVDAVRDAAVTALAGSNRYPDMAALDLREALGAQHGVDPSQIAVSTGSVAVSGDLVRAVVGEGDEVVYAWRSFEAYPILVGSHGGVSVQVPLTDTFEHDLEAMAAAITERTRLIVLCTPNNPTGPSLSTEQIEEFLDRVPEDVVVAIDEAYREFHDPATVVGTAGIFRRHGNVVLLRTFSKLQGLAGLRIGYAVAHPRLARALSQVTVPFGSSLPAQVAALASLRGEVQEELAERAEWIRDERSRVTAALAEQGWQLPVSQGNFVFFPVGEGSGAFAAFADERGLVLRAYGNDGVRATIAEQQANDLLIEIAGAWRRR, encoded by the coding sequence ATGCCTGCGCAGACCACCCACGACCAGCTTCCCGGACCCGCCGAGAAGGTCCGGATCCGCCCCGCGCTCGAGGCGCTGCCCGCCTATGTCCCCGGAAAGCCCGCCGCCGACGACGGCACCCGGCGCTTCAAGGCCTCCTCGAACGAGTCGCCCTTCCCTCCGGTCGACGCCGTGCGCGACGCCGCGGTCACCGCCCTGGCCGGCAGCAACCGCTACCCGGACATGGCCGCCCTCGACCTGCGCGAGGCACTCGGCGCCCAGCACGGCGTGGACCCCTCCCAGATCGCGGTGTCCACCGGCTCGGTCGCCGTCAGCGGCGACCTGGTGCGGGCCGTGGTCGGTGAGGGCGACGAGGTCGTCTATGCCTGGCGCTCCTTCGAGGCCTACCCGATCCTGGTCGGCTCCCACGGCGGCGTCTCGGTGCAGGTGCCGCTCACGGACACCTTCGAGCACGACCTCGAGGCGATGGCCGCCGCGATCACCGAGCGCACCCGCCTGATCGTCCTGTGCACCCCGAACAACCCCACCGGGCCGTCGCTGTCCACCGAGCAGATCGAGGAGTTCCTCGACCGCGTCCCCGAGGACGTGGTGGTCGCGATCGACGAGGCCTACCGCGAGTTCCACGATCCGGCCACCGTTGTGGGCACCGCCGGGATCTTCCGACGCCACGGCAACGTGGTGCTGCTGCGCACCTTCTCCAAGCTGCAGGGGCTGGCCGGCCTGCGCATCGGCTACGCCGTCGCCCACCCGCGGCTCGCCCGGGCGCTGAGCCAGGTCACCGTGCCCTTCGGCTCGAGCCTTCCCGCGCAGGTCGCGGCGTTGGCGAGCCTGCGCGGCGAGGTGCAGGAGGAGCTCGCCGAGCGGGCGGAGTGGATCCGGGACGAGCGCTCCCGGGTCACCGCTGCGCTCGCCGAGCAGGGATGGCAGCTGCCGGTCTCCCAGGGCAACTTCGTGTTCTTCCCGGTGGGGGAGGGGTCCGGGGCCTTCGCCGCCTTCGCGGACGAGCGCGGCCTCGTGCTGCGGGCCTACGGCAACGACGGGGTGCGCGCCACCATCGCCGAGCAGCAGGCCAACGACCTGCTCATCGAGATCGCGGGAGCGTGGCGGCGGCGCTGA
- a CDS encoding phage holin family protein has product MRFLGHIIVTGLALWVTALILPGMHLGDDSATALTQVLTIAAIALILALINTIIKPILSFLTLPITCVTLGLFQLVINTLMLLLTSWVSGLLGLTLDFDTFWWALLAGIIIGILSAIVEAVTGLGDDREDRRREVRD; this is encoded by the coding sequence ATGCGATTCCTCGGACACATCATCGTCACCGGCCTCGCGCTGTGGGTGACGGCCCTGATCCTGCCCGGCATGCATCTGGGCGACGACAGCGCGACCGCGCTCACCCAGGTGCTCACGATCGCCGCGATCGCGCTGATCCTCGCGCTGATCAACACGATCATCAAGCCGATCCTGTCGTTCCTCACCCTCCCGATCACCTGCGTCACGCTCGGGCTGTTCCAGCTGGTCATCAACACCCTGATGCTGCTGCTGACCAGCTGGGTCTCGGGGCTGCTCGGCCTCACCCTGGACTTCGACACCTTCTGGTGGGCGCTGCTGGCCGGCATCATCATCGGCATCCTCTCCGCGATCGTGGAGGCCGTGACCGGACTGGGCGATGATCGCGAGGACCGTCGGCGCGAGGTGCGCGACTGA
- the purB gene encoding adenylosuccinate lyase, with the protein MAHSFADITPPIALTPLDGRYRAQAAPLVDHLSEAALNRSRLVVETEWMIHLLDTGVIPGLRTLTEDERVLLRAIPEDFGAEGIAEHAEIERETVHDVKAIEYYIKRRLAGTSLEPLAEVVHIYCTSEDVNNLSYALMIKGAVHEVWLPALDDVIGDLTALAKDTAEVPMLSRTHGQPATPTTLGKEIAVFAHRLGRQARRIASDEVLGKINGATGTYAAHAVAVPSADWEEVSRSFVEHLGLTWNPLTTQIESHDWQAEIYADIARAGRILHNLATDVWTYISLGYFRQRLSAQGGTGSSTMPHKVNPIRFENAEANLEISAALLDSLSQTLVTSRLQRDLTDSTTQRNVGPALGHSLLAISNLRRGLAGLDVDADAMAADLEGNWEVLGEAVQSVMRTLGVQGATGMDNPYERLKELTRGHRVTGEGMREFVGSLGLPEAERDRLLALTPHTYTGYAAALVGHLDDDGGQP; encoded by the coding sequence ATGGCTCATTCCTTCGCGGACATCACGCCGCCGATCGCCCTGACCCCTCTCGACGGCCGCTACCGGGCGCAGGCCGCTCCCCTGGTCGACCACCTCTCCGAGGCCGCGCTGAACCGCTCGCGACTGGTGGTGGAGACCGAGTGGATGATCCACCTGCTCGACACCGGCGTGATCCCCGGCCTGCGCACGCTCACCGAGGATGAGCGCGTCCTGCTGCGCGCCATCCCCGAGGACTTCGGGGCCGAGGGCATCGCCGAGCACGCGGAGATCGAGCGGGAGACCGTGCACGACGTCAAGGCGATCGAGTACTACATCAAGCGCCGCCTGGCCGGCACCAGCCTCGAACCGCTGGCCGAGGTGGTGCACATCTACTGCACCAGCGAGGACGTCAACAACCTCTCCTACGCCCTGATGATCAAGGGCGCTGTGCACGAGGTGTGGCTGCCCGCCCTGGACGACGTCATCGGCGACCTCACCGCCCTCGCGAAGGACACCGCCGAGGTGCCGATGCTCTCGCGCACCCACGGCCAGCCCGCCACCCCCACCACGCTGGGCAAGGAGATCGCGGTGTTCGCCCACCGCCTGGGCCGTCAGGCGCGCCGGATCGCCTCCGACGAGGTCCTCGGCAAGATCAACGGCGCCACCGGCACCTACGCCGCCCACGCGGTCGCCGTCCCGTCGGCCGACTGGGAGGAGGTCTCCCGCAGCTTCGTCGAGCATCTGGGGCTGACCTGGAACCCGCTGACCACCCAGATCGAATCCCACGACTGGCAGGCCGAGATCTACGCGGACATCGCCCGCGCCGGCCGGATCCTGCACAACCTGGCCACCGACGTCTGGACCTACATCTCGCTGGGCTACTTCCGCCAACGGCTGTCCGCCCAGGGCGGCACCGGCTCCTCGACGATGCCGCACAAGGTCAACCCCATCCGCTTCGAGAACGCCGAGGCGAATCTCGAGATCTCCGCAGCGCTGCTGGACTCGCTGTCCCAGACCCTGGTCACCTCGCGCCTGCAGCGGGATCTGACCGACTCCACCACCCAGCGCAACGTCGGACCGGCGCTGGGGCACTCGCTGCTGGCGATCTCGAACCTGCGCCGCGGCCTGGCCGGCCTGGACGTGGACGCCGACGCGATGGCCGCGGACCTCGAGGGCAACTGGGAGGTGCTCGGCGAAGCGGTGCAGTCCGTGATGCGCACCCTCGGCGTGCAGGGCGCCACCGGGATGGACAACCCCTACGAGCGGCTCAAGGAGCTCACCCGCGGCCACCGCGTCACCGGTGAGGGCATGCGGGAGTTCGTCGGCTCCCTGGGCCTGCCGGAGGCCGAGCGCGACCGGCTGCTGGCGCTGACGCCGCACACCTACACCGGGTACGCCGCCGCTCTGGTCGGCCACCTCGACGACGACGGAGGACAGCCGTGA
- a CDS encoding metal-sensitive transcriptional regulator, translated as MTEDEKVPEGDATDPAAGAAGGSAGGADGAAGGADSSEAAVPSAHPGDHGTHGDPGYLGQKSPYLRRLKLIEGQVRGVHRMVEEDTYCIDVLTQISAVTKALESVALGLVDDHIHHCVHDAAHSGDTEELDRKMDEIMGAVKRLMK; from the coding sequence ATGACCGAGGACGAGAAGGTCCCTGAGGGCGACGCGACCGACCCGGCTGCGGGCGCAGCGGGCGGCTCCGCCGGCGGGGCCGACGGTGCCGCGGGCGGGGCCGACAGTTCCGAGGCCGCGGTGCCGAGCGCGCATCCCGGGGACCACGGCACCCATGGCGACCCCGGCTATCTGGGCCAGAAGTCGCCGTACCTGCGCCGTCTGAAGCTCATCGAGGGTCAGGTGCGCGGGGTGCACCGCATGGTGGAGGAGGACACCTACTGCATCGATGTGCTCACGCAGATCTCCGCGGTCACCAAGGCACTGGAGTCGGTGGCGCTGGGACTGGTCGACGACCACATCCATCACTGCGTCCACGATGCCGCCCACTCCGGGGACACCGAAGAGCTGGACCGCAAGATGGACGAGATCATGGGCGCCGTCAAGCGGCTCATGAAGTGA
- a CDS encoding DNA-3-methyladenine glycosylase: protein MSTDPLAPGSSAPGPRLSTGPQSSAGPQSSAGPLPDPDPFAAAALPRSFGDRDVLELAPLLLGCVLVGRGVALRITEVEAYVGAQDPGSHAYRGRTARNATMFGEPGHLYVYRHMGLHSCMNIVADAEGTGTGCLVRAGEIVGGQELAYARRRASGVCRSDRDLARGPGRATVACGITFDDDGLDLCDPDSGMHLSGRLDARDLADGERAGEAPLMPHPRLAVGPRIGLREEASHPELFPWRYRIAGDPTVSGPGRMNR, encoded by the coding sequence GTGAGCACCGACCCGCTCGCCCCGGGCTCGTCGGCCCCGGGCCCCCGGCTCTCCACCGGCCCACAGTCCTCCGCCGGGCCGCAGTCCTCCGCCGGGCCGCTCCCGGATCCGGATCCGTTCGCCGCCGCTGCCCTGCCGCGCAGCTTCGGAGACCGCGACGTGCTCGAGCTGGCCCCTCTGCTGCTGGGCTGCGTGCTCGTCGGCCGCGGTGTGGCACTGCGGATCACCGAGGTCGAGGCGTACGTCGGGGCGCAGGACCCCGGCTCGCACGCCTACCGGGGTCGCACCGCCCGCAACGCCACCATGTTCGGCGAACCCGGGCACCTGTACGTCTACCGGCACATGGGACTGCACTCGTGCATGAACATCGTCGCCGACGCCGAGGGCACGGGCACCGGGTGCCTGGTCCGGGCCGGTGAGATCGTCGGCGGTCAGGAGCTGGCGTATGCACGGCGCCGTGCCTCCGGGGTGTGCCGCAGCGACCGGGACCTGGCCCGGGGCCCCGGGCGGGCGACCGTAGCCTGCGGGATCACCTTCGACGACGACGGCCTGGACCTGTGCGACCCGGACAGCGGGATGCACCTGTCCGGCCGGCTCGATGCGCGGGACCTCGCCGACGGCGAGCGAGCGGGCGAGGCTCCGCTGATGCCGCACCCGCGCCTGGCCGTCGGGCCGCGGATCGGGCTGCGCGAGGAAGCCTCGCACCCCGAGCTGTTCCCCTGGCGCTACCGGATCGCCGGGGACCCGACGGTCTCCGGGCCCGGTCGGATGAACCGCTGA
- a CDS encoding SDR family oxidoreductase, with amino-acid sequence MTTPAPEQHPAGASGATRTPGAGSSTTTPGAGSATSTSGASSTSRPAVLITGANRGIGRAVADELAADHHLILGGRDEAALAELAARYPSAEPFAADLADRTATAAAVERLELPDGLAGLVHSAGILVNGTVAESDPAEWTESFDLNVVAVMELTQLLLPALRAARGTVVMINSGSGYNAVPTRGAYSAAKFALRALADSLRLEEREHGVRVSSIHPGRVATDMQRQLRSFEGGEYQEENYMQPATVAATVGLALRLPADASIDSISVRPR; translated from the coding sequence ATGACCACCCCAGCACCTGAGCAGCACCCCGCCGGCGCGTCCGGCGCCACCAGGACGCCCGGTGCCGGCAGCTCCACCACCACGCCCGGTGCCGGCAGCGCAACCAGCACGTCCGGCGCCTCGTCCACATCCCGCCCCGCCGTCCTGATCACCGGGGCGAACCGCGGGATCGGCCGTGCCGTGGCCGACGAGCTTGCCGCCGACCACCACCTGATCCTGGGCGGACGTGACGAGGCCGCTCTGGCAGAGCTCGCCGCCCGATACCCGTCGGCCGAACCTTTCGCCGCCGACCTCGCCGATCGCACGGCCACTGCCGCCGCCGTGGAACGCCTGGAGCTGCCCGACGGGCTCGCCGGGCTCGTGCACTCCGCGGGGATCCTGGTCAATGGCACCGTCGCCGAGTCGGATCCGGCGGAGTGGACGGAGTCCTTCGACCTCAACGTGGTCGCGGTCATGGAGCTGACCCAGCTGCTGCTGCCTGCGCTGCGTGCCGCCCGCGGCACGGTCGTGATGATCAACTCCGGCTCCGGGTACAACGCGGTGCCGACCCGTGGCGCCTACAGCGCCGCGAAGTTCGCCCTGCGCGCCCTGGCCGACTCGCTGCGCCTGGAGGAGCGCGAGCACGGAGTACGGGTCAGCTCGATCCACCCCGGACGCGTCGCCACGGACATGCAGCGCCAGCTGCGGTCCTTCGAGGGCGGCGAGTACCAGGAGGAGAACTACATGCAGCCCGCGACGGTCGCAGCCACCGTCGGCCTGGCGCTGCGGCTGCCGGCCGATGCCAGCATCGACTCGATCTCGGTACGACCGCGCTGA
- a CDS encoding rhodanese-like domain-containing protein, translated as MDFETVAPTAVPEGAHLIDVREQSEWDAGHAPSAQHLPASSLMEKLEELPETDDDLYIVCRTGGRSFQVAQWLTANGFDAINVGGGMDQWFESGLPIESDGEGDAYIL; from the coding sequence ATGGATTTCGAGACCGTCGCCCCCACCGCCGTCCCCGAGGGTGCGCATCTGATCGATGTGCGTGAGCAGTCCGAGTGGGACGCGGGCCATGCCCCGTCCGCGCAGCACCTCCCGGCGAGCTCGCTGATGGAGAAGCTCGAGGAGCTCCCCGAGACCGACGACGACCTCTACATCGTCTGCCGCACCGGCGGGCGCAGCTTCCAGGTCGCCCAGTGGCTGACCGCCAACGGCTTCGACGCCATCAACGTCGGCGGCGGCATGGACCAGTGGTTCGAGTCCGGGCTCCCGATCGAGTCCGACGGCGAGGGCGACGCCTACATCCTCTGA
- a CDS encoding FtsX-like permease family protein: MSALLASAPLLLRRRGALADILPVVAFAAATAITATVVGGAAAFVGRLPSGDTLPRTGEESIMGFLVMCAIIASVLLVPSAVGLGGSAARLSLARREKDLATMRLVGGTSGQVGSVAVLDVAAQALLGAVLGLGVHLAVSPALTRLDFGITPFTTADLLMPWWAYPILVIALVVIAVGSAAVSLTGVVLSPLGVARDSRVVRMSVIRLLLWAGLIIGFLVFMQVGGMILGQVADGMLTVAIMILFVAAIVASINVVGPFIVWVTALALAKSAPTPSLMVGARRLAGDPRAGWRAVSGITFALVIAGFLTMIATLGESSNPEEAMMFTAMTTGGLLTLGIAAVLAAVSTGVSQTARVIDQAPRLRAQHIAGAEVGQLHRARIAEIAIPVGLSSVIATGTALLVVTSFLGGAPSDPLMAVQYLACVLGAYALVIAAVLVGSPLVKRYAVRAV; the protein is encoded by the coding sequence ATGAGCGCGCTGCTGGCCTCCGCCCCGCTGCTGCTGCGCCGACGCGGCGCCCTCGCCGACATCCTGCCGGTGGTCGCCTTCGCCGCAGCCACCGCGATCACCGCGACCGTCGTCGGCGGCGCCGCGGCGTTCGTCGGCCGCCTGCCCTCCGGTGACACCCTGCCTCGCACGGGGGAGGAGTCGATCATGGGCTTCCTGGTCATGTGTGCGATCATCGCCTCCGTGCTGCTGGTGCCCAGCGCCGTCGGCCTGGGCGGATCCGCCGCCCGGCTCTCCCTCGCCCGACGGGAGAAGGACCTGGCCACGATGCGTCTGGTCGGCGGCACCAGCGGCCAAGTAGGTTCTGTCGCGGTGCTCGACGTCGCCGCCCAGGCGCTGCTCGGCGCTGTGCTCGGGCTCGGCGTGCACCTCGCCGTCAGCCCCGCACTGACCCGCCTCGACTTCGGGATCACCCCGTTCACCACGGCCGATCTGCTGATGCCCTGGTGGGCCTATCCGATCCTGGTGATCGCCCTCGTCGTGATCGCCGTCGGCTCGGCGGCCGTCTCCCTGACCGGTGTGGTGCTCAGCCCGCTCGGGGTCGCCCGCGACTCCCGCGTGGTGCGCATGTCCGTGATCCGCCTGCTCCTCTGGGCCGGACTGATCATCGGATTCCTCGTCTTCATGCAGGTCGGTGGGATGATCCTGGGCCAGGTGGCCGACGGGATGCTCACCGTCGCGATCATGATCCTGTTCGTCGCAGCCATCGTCGCGAGCATCAACGTCGTCGGCCCGTTCATCGTGTGGGTCACGGCGCTCGCGCTCGCCAAGTCCGCGCCCACCCCCTCGCTGATGGTGGGGGCGCGCCGCCTGGCCGGCGACCCGCGGGCCGGCTGGCGCGCCGTCTCCGGCATTACCTTCGCCCTGGTCATCGCCGGGTTCCTCACGATGATCGCGACTCTGGGGGAGAGCAGCAATCCGGAGGAGGCGATGATGTTCACCGCCATGACCACCGGTGGGCTGCTCACCCTGGGGATCGCTGCGGTGCTCGCCGCGGTCAGCACCGGTGTCTCCCAGACCGCTCGGGTGATCGACCAGGCGCCGCGCCTGCGCGCCCAGCACATCGCCGGGGCCGAGGTGGGGCAGCTGCACCGGGCGAGGATCGCGGAGATCGCGATCCCGGTGGGGCTGAGCTCGGTGATCGCCACCGGGACGGCGCTGCTGGTGGTCACCTCGTTCCTCGGCGGCGCCCCGAGCGACCCGCTGATGGCCGTGCAGTACCTGGCGTGCGTGCTCGGTGCCTACGCGCTGGTGATCGCCGCGGTGCTGGTGGGCTCGCCCCTGGTGAAGCGGTATGCCGTGCGGGCGGTCTGA
- a CDS encoding ABC transporter ATP-binding protein: MNSTPLTSSSPSVLATGPAAAGGPPTVHPAPVLSARRLAMTYGEQGTATHALDGVDLDIARADSLAVMGPSGCGKTTLLHILAGILRPTSGTVQHDGADLASLGDRARTRLRRNDFGFVFQDGQLLPELTALENVILPRMLAGISRRTATAEGRGWLDRLGLQGMHDRRPTQLSGGQAQRVAIARALAGRPSVVFADEPTGALDQGTGQTMLQILVDTCRESGASLVMVTHDPQVAAVCRRTVAMRDGRIAQEFVRPAAQPGQGPSAAEQPVQDPAVTR, translated from the coding sequence ATGAACAGCACACCTCTGACCTCGTCCTCCCCCTCGGTCCTCGCGACGGGTCCCGCCGCTGCCGGCGGGCCGCCCACCGTGCACCCCGCCCCGGTGCTCTCGGCCCGACGCCTGGCGATGACCTACGGCGAGCAGGGCACCGCGACCCACGCGCTGGACGGCGTGGACCTCGACATCGCCCGCGCCGACTCCCTGGCCGTGATGGGCCCGTCCGGCTGCGGCAAGACCACGCTGCTGCACATCCTCGCCGGTATCCTGCGCCCCACCTCCGGCACCGTGCAGCACGACGGCGCGGACCTCGCCAGCCTCGGCGACCGCGCCCGCACCCGTCTGCGCCGCAACGACTTCGGCTTCGTCTTCCAGGACGGTCAGCTGCTGCCCGAGCTCACAGCGCTGGAGAACGTGATCCTGCCGCGCATGCTCGCCGGCATCTCCCGGCGCACCGCGACCGCAGAGGGTCGCGGATGGTTGGACCGGCTCGGACTGCAGGGCATGCACGACCGTCGGCCCACCCAGCTCTCCGGCGGCCAGGCCCAGCGGGTCGCCATCGCCCGCGCCCTCGCCGGGCGCCCCTCGGTGGTCTTCGCCGACGAGCCCACGGGCGCGCTCGATCAGGGCACCGGCCAGACCATGCTGCAGATCCTCGTGGACACGTGCCGCGAGTCCGGCGCCAGCCTGGTCATGGTCACCCACGACCCGCAGGTCGCCGCGGTCTGCCGACGCACCGTCGCCATGCGCGACGGGCGCATCGCCCAGGAGTTCGTCCGCCCCGCCGCGCAGCCGGGCCAGGGCCCGTCGGCCGCGGAGCAGCCGGTCCAGGATCCGGCGGTGACCCGATGA